A segment of the Catenuloplanes nepalensis genome:
GCGGAACGGCTCGCCGCCGCGTCCCCGCGCGTGCTGGACGCCACCGATCCGGTGCTCACGCCCCGGCAGCGGCACGCGGACGTGCTGGTCATCGACGACGCCCCGGCCGCGTCGCTGACCGCGCTGGCCCGGCTGCGCGACCGGCACGGCTGCGCGATCGTGGTCACCTGCACCGACCCGGCCGCGCTGCGCGGCGTCGCGGACGAGGTGGCGGTGCTCTACGGCGGGCGGATCGTCGAGCACGGGCGGGCCGAGGACGTCTACGCGGGCCCGCACCACCCGCACACGATCGACCTGTTCGCCGGCGGGTCACCCGGCGAAGGACGGCCCGCGGACGCGCCCGGCTGCCCCTATCGCACGCGCTGCGCGTACCGGATGGGGATCTGTGACGATCTTGATCCGGCTCTTGATCTGGTCACGGTCGGCAGCGGCGGCACCACGATGACGGCCTGCCTCCAGTACGACCGCGCGGTGCCGGACCCGGCGTTGTCGGCCGCCTCCGGACAGGCCGCGGGGCAGCAGGGATACGCTTCCCCGCGTGACGACGTACAACCCCGCAAGTGACCGCTACCAGACCATGACGTACCGGCGTTCGGGTCGCAGTGGGCTGAAGCTGCCCGCGATCTCGCTCGGCCTCTGGCACAACTTCGGCGACACCCGGCCGCTCGAGACGCAGCGCGAGATCGTGCGGCGGGCGTTCGACCTCGGCGTCACCCACTTCGACCTGGCCAACAACTACGGGCCGCCGGCGGGCTCGGCGGAGAGCAACTTCGGCCGGCTGCTGGCCACCGACCTCAAGCCGTACCGGGACGAGATCGTCATCTCCTCCAAGGCCGGCTACCACATGTGGGACGGCCCCTACGGCGAGTGGGGCTCGCGCAAGCAGCTGGTCTCGTCGCTGGACCAGTCGCTGACCCGGCTCGGCGTGGACTACGTCGACGTCTTCTACCACCACCGCCCCGACCCGGAGACGCCGCTCGAGGAGAGCATGTCGGCGCTGGACGCGATCGTCCGCTCCGGCAAGGCGCTCTACGTCGGCATCTCCAACTACTCGGCCGAGCAGACCACCCGCGCGGCCGAGATCCTGCGCGCGCTCGGCACGCCGCTGCTGATCCACCAGCCGTCGTACTCGATGCTCAACCGCTGGATCGAGCGCGACGGCCTGCTCGACGCGCTGGAGACCGCGGGCGCCGGCTGCATCGCGTTCAGCCCGCTCCAGCAGGGCCTGCTCACCGACCGCTACCTCCGCGGGGTGCCGTCCGACTCCCGCGTCGCGACCAGCCACTTCCTGAACGAGAGCGACCTGTCCGACGACACCATGGACAAGGTCCGCGCGCTCAACGAGATCGCGTCGTCCCGCGGCCAGTCGCTGGCACAGCTCGCGCTCGCCTGGGCGCTGCGCGACCCGCGGATGACCAGCCTGATCATCGGCGCGTCCAGCACCACCCAGCTGGAGACGAACATCGCCGCGCTCGGCAACCTCGCGTTCTCCGACGACGAGCTCGCCGAGATCGAGAAGTACGCGGTCGACCGCTGATCTTCGACGTACCGCTCGGCTCCGGCGACGCGGTCCTCCGCCCGCTGGAGCGGTGGCAGTCCGCCGAACTGCTGGCCAACATCGACCGGGGACGCGGTCAGGATTCTCTAGGCCTGGACTTCGCACATGGTTGTGGACTGCCGTTATAGCCAGCGTGGTCGGGTGGGGTCGACGTTGAGTAGGGCGAGGAGTTGGGCTTGGAGCCAGCCGGGTTGGGGGATTTTGGGTGGTTGCCGGTTGTGGGCGGGGATGAGTCGTAGGTCGTGCAGGGCGTGGAGGATGAGTCGTGCGGTGGGTCTGACGGCGCGGTTGTCGTAGGCGTAGAAGCCGGTCATGTGGTGGCGGTCTTGTTCGGCGAGGCGGAGGCGGACTTCGCGTTCGATGAGGCTGAAGATGAGCAGGGCCAGGCAGATGATGGTGATCAGGGCGGTGATCCTGCGGTTGGTTTGCAGGAATAGGGGTGCGACGGCGAGGGGTCCTTTGATCGTGGAGTAGCGCTGTTCGACGGTGTTCTGGCCTTTGTAGCGGTGCAGGATTTCGGTGGGGTCGGCGTCGGTGGGGTCGAGGTTGGTCAGGAGTGCGTACCAGCCGTCGGTGGCGGCTTCGGCGTCGATTGCGGTCTGGTCGAAGTGCCAGGCGAAGGTGGGTTTGTCGGTGTTCGGGTCGGTGGTGATGGTGGTGCGCAGGTAGGCGCTGACACGGCGTTTCTTGCTGATCTGGACGGCTTTTGCGGTGACGGCGGTGGTGTCGGGGTGGTGCCGTGTGCCGGCGGTGCGGGTCAGGGTGTCGAGTTCGGTGCGGGCTTTGCCGAGTTTCAGTTGCCGGGCGGCCTCGGCGGCGTTCTGGTTCGCGGTGGAGTGGACCAGGATCCGGCGGATCTGGTGCACCGGGTCGGTTCTGCGGGGGCCGGGCAGGTCCATGACGTCTTCGGTGACCCGGTAGGCGCAGCGCCGGCCGGCTGGCTTGTGGGTGTCTCGCTGGGCGATGTAGTCCACTGTTGTGGTGCTCGCCGGGTCGATACCGGCGAACAAACCGGCCGGGACCCGGGACGCGGCCAGCGGGGCGAGGAACCTGACCCGGGCGTCGGTCATCGCGGTGACGTTGCCGTAAGAGATCAGTTTCGAGTCGCCGACCATCAGGAATTCGGGCGTGGCGGCCAGTTTCTGCAGGGCGTGCATGGCCTCGACGACCTGAGCGACCTCACCGGCGCCGCCGTCGTAGACCTGATGAAACACCGGGACCGCCCCGTCAGCGCTGACCGCGATCCCGGCTTGGATCTGTTTCAGGTCCGGGCGCCGGTCTTTCGGGTGTCCCCAGCCCGGCTGCGGGTATTCGGGATCGCTGTGATCGTAGGCGCCGCAGAGCGAGATCGAGGTCATGTCCCAGTGCAGCCGGGTCACGTCGATACCGAACCTGTCGATCGCCGCCGCGCCGACCGTGCCGACGATGGTGTCCGTGTGCTCGGCGACCGCGTCCAGCGCCCGGCCGAGCCGGTCGTCGCCGAACGCGGACGCGGCGATCCCGTACACCTCCGGGACCGCCCACGCCCGCGCCCAGTCAGCGATCCCGGCCATCGCGGACGGGTTCGTCAGCCGGTTCGCGATCAGGACCTCGATGACCTGACCATGCGTCGCAAGAGCGATATCACGGATCGGGCACAGCCCGTCGATGATCCCGGCGATGTCGATCCGGCGGCAGAAATCCGCGATCACCGGCAACGAACCGAGACGTTTCTCCAGCACCACACCCTCGACCAACTCGGCACGAGGACGCACAGCACTACGACGAGGCACACCCATACCCGTCCAACACATCGATCTTGATCAGAGTGACGGGCATTCACTCCAAAGCATGTGCGAAGTACAGGTCTAGGACTTACCGAGCACCCGGCGCACGGCGGCGAGGAGGTCGCGCTCGAACGCGGCCACCTGGCCGTCGTGCAGGCCCGTGCGGTAGTCCGGGTCGCCGGCGCGGGTCTCGTCGCGGGTGCCGTTCAGACCGTCGGTGTGGCCGTCGGCGTACGCGGTCAGGGCTTTGTCCATGGGGTTCTCCTGTGCAGACACGAGCGAACCCTCGCACGCCGCAAAACCCCTGTTCAGTGGCCGTTCGGTCAGCCGCGCTGTCGGCTATCTTCCCCTGTGTTCGCGCCACTACGCTCCGCGGCCGGCTTGAACACCTCGGCACACCACCGGCGGAACGTGGTCGGCCCGGTCGTCGCCGGCGTCCGGGCCACGCCGGCGTCCAGGCCGTCATTCTTGGCGAGCGCCATGTCGAGCAGGCTGCGCGCCATGGGCTCGGTGTTGCCGTTGCGCATCATCGTCGCCACGAACGCGTCGCCCGGCACCTGCCGATAGCGAACCGGCCGCCCGATCTCGTCGCCGATGGTCGTGGCGATCTCGTCGAACGTGAGATCCTCCGGGCCGAGCACCGGCACCTCCGCGCGCCCGGACCACGTGTCGTCCCGCAGCAGCCGGACCGCGGCCGCCGCGATGTCCCGCGTGGCGACGTGCGGCATCGCCAGGCCGGGCCGGTGCGGGCCGTAGAACACGCCCTGCGTGGTGATCGGCTCGACGTGCCGCAGCAGATTGTCCATGAACGACGACATGACCAGCGCACGGTACGCCGCGGCGGTCCCGGCGATCAAGTCGTCCATCGCGTGCGTGGCGGTGACACGCCCGGCCCGGCCGGCGACCGGCGTGCCGCGGCCGAGCGCGGAGACCGCCACCACCCGCCGGCCCGCGAACGCGTCCAGCACAGGCCGCGCGAATCCGGCGAACGCCTCGTCCACGCCGCTCGCGGCCGGGTTCGGCGGCACCAGCCAGAAGACCGTGTCCGCGCCGTCGAACGCCGCGGCCACGACGTCCGGGTCGCCGTGCGAGCCGGTGACCACCTCGGGAATGCCGGCCGGGAGCCGGGCCGGATCACGGGCGATCACCCGGAACGGCACGTCCGCCTCGAGGAGCGCGCGCACCACGTGCGCGCCGATCTGACCGGTGGGTGCGGTGATGACGATCATCTGTCTCTTCCTCCGTGCTACATCGACCCGCTCAGTCAACCGCCGGACCCCCGCAGTACGGAAAGACCGTCTCCGTCTTGATTGATACCGTGCGGATATGAGTGGTCTGGAGACGCGGCAGCTGCGGTACTTCGTCGCGGTGGCCGAGGAGCGGCACTTCGGCCGCGCGGCCGAGCGGCTGGGCATGGCACAGCCGCCACTGTCCCGCGCGATCCGCGACCTCGAACGACAGCTCGGCGTGGCGCTGCTGACGCGCACCACCCGCCAGGTCACACTCACCCCGGCCGGTGAGACGCTGCTGGACGACGCGCGCGTGGCACTCGACGCGGTCGCGGCCGCGGAACACCGGGCCCGGCGCGCGGGGCGGTCCGGGCTGCGGCTCGCACTCAAGGCCGACTTCGACGGCGGTCTGCTGCCCGCGATCCTGGACGCCTACGGCGGGCCGGTCGACCTGCTGCTCGGCGGCCCCGGCGACCAGGAGCGCGCGCTGCGCGAGGGCCGGGCCGACGTAGCCCTGCTGCCGGGACCGTACGACCCGCACGGCCTGGACGCCGAACCCCTGCTGTCCGGGCCGACCGTAGTGGCGCTGCCCGCGGCGGATCCGCTCACGGCCCGCGCGACCGTCCGGCTCGCCGACCTGGCCGGGCGCCACCTGCCCTACGGCTCACCGGCCGAGCGGGGCCGGGTCGCACCGCCGCCCGCGTCCCGGCTGCGCGACCTCTCCCAGATCTTCAACCTGGTCGAGGTCGGCAGCGCGGTCTGGTTCCTGCCGGACTGGGTGGCCGGGCGATTCCCCCGGCCGGGCATCGCGTACCGGCCGGTGGAGGATTTGGATCCGGTGCCGCTCTCGGTGGTCTGGCCGGCCGTGTCCCGCTCCCCCGCGGTGGCCGCCCTCACCCGCGTGGCCCACGACGTGGCCGCGTCCCTGCCCGTCCCGGCGCTCTGACGAAGCGACGGGGCTGCGACACGGCGACGCTTGCGTTGTGAGGCGGACCAACCCCTAAGTCATCCTAGGGGGCTGGTCCGATTGCCTTGCCGCGCTTTCGGACCGCGAGGCCGCAGGGCACGGCGCGGGTGGCGGCCAGCGCGATCGCCATGGCGCCGACCGCACACCGGCCGATCGGCGCCGTCAGACCGTGGCGATCACGCCGCGCGCGGGAACGCCTGGTCGACGAGGTGCGGTGTCGCCGCTCGCGCCGCGTGCGGTGTCGCCGCTCGCGGCGCGGGCGGTGTCGCCGCTCGCGGCGCGGGCGGTGTCGCCGCTCGCGGCGCGGGCGGTGTCGCCGCTCGCGGCGCGGGCGCGCTGACCGAAGATCGCTACAGTGCCCGCATGCCGCTGACCTTCCCCTCGCACGCCGCGCTGCCGTTGCCGCTGAAGTTGTGGCGGCCACGCTGGTTCGACGGCGTCGCGCTGGTCGTCGGGTCGGCGTCGCCGGACCTGGCGTACGCGCTGGACGGCACCGTCCTCCAGGCGGCCGGCGGCGTCGCGCTCTACCAGGTGGCGCACGGGCCGCTCGGGCTGCCGCTGTTCTGCCTGCCGGTCACGCTGGTGTGCGCGGTCCTGGTGCGCCGGGCCGCGCCGGTCGTCGCGGCACATCTGCCCCCGTGGCCGGCGTGGCTGGCGCCGCGCGACTACGGCGTGCTCGGTGCGGCGCGGCCGACGTTGCCGGTCACGGTCGTCTCGGCCCTGCTCGGTGCGGCGTCCCACCAGGTGTGGGACGCGATCACCGATCACGCACCGATCGCCGATCTGGCCTCGACGGTGGGCGGCGCGATCGCCGCGCTGCCGCTCGCCGTCCACATCGGACGGCGGCGCATGCTGCGTGCCTGGCACGGCGAGCCGCCGGTCGTGGCGGTGCGGCCGGGCCGGTTCTGG
Coding sequences within it:
- a CDS encoding DUF4184 family protein codes for the protein MPLTFPSHAALPLPLKLWRPRWFDGVALVVGSASPDLAYALDGTVLQAAGGVALYQVAHGPLGLPLFCLPVTLVCAVLVRRAAPVVAAHLPPWPAWLAPRDYGVLGAARPTLPVTVVSALLGAASHQVWDAITDHAPIADLASTVGGAIAALPLAVHIGRRRMLRAWHGEPPVVAVRPGRFWGVAALVAVAGAAIISRLPGAALVHTTGARLIGVFALSLLAATALHAAMTRAARLDRARDAG
- a CDS encoding NmrA family NAD(P)-binding protein; the protein is MIVITAPTGQIGAHVVRALLEADVPFRVIARDPARLPAGIPEVVTGSHGDPDVVAAAFDGADTVFWLVPPNPAASGVDEAFAGFARPVLDAFAGRRVVAVSALGRGTPVAGRAGRVTATHAMDDLIAGTAAAYRALVMSSFMDNLLRHVEPITTQGVFYGPHRPGLAMPHVATRDIAAAAVRLLRDDTWSGRAEVPVLGPEDLTFDEIATTIGDEIGRPVRYRQVPGDAFVATMMRNGNTEPMARSLLDMALAKNDGLDAGVARTPATTGPTTFRRWCAEVFKPAAERSGANTGEDSRQRG
- a CDS encoding IS1634 family transposase, with the protein product MCWTGMGVPRRSAVRPRAELVEGVVLEKRLGSLPVIADFCRRIDIAGIIDGLCPIRDIALATHGQVIEVLIANRLTNPSAMAGIADWARAWAVPEVYGIAASAFGDDRLGRALDAVAEHTDTIVGTVGAAAIDRFGIDVTRLHWDMTSISLCGAYDHSDPEYPQPGWGHPKDRRPDLKQIQAGIAVSADGAVPVFHQVYDGGAGEVAQVVEAMHALQKLAATPEFLMVGDSKLISYGNVTAMTDARVRFLAPLAASRVPAGLFAGIDPASTTTVDYIAQRDTHKPAGRRCAYRVTEDVMDLPGPRRTDPVHQIRRILVHSTANQNAAEAARQLKLGKARTELDTLTRTAGTRHHPDTTAVTAKAVQISKKRRVSAYLRTTITTDPNTDKPTFAWHFDQTAIDAEAATDGWYALLTNLDPTDADPTEILHRYKGQNTVEQRYSTIKGPLAVAPLFLQTNRRITALITIICLALLIFSLIEREVRLRLAEQDRHHMTGFYAYDNRAVRPTARLILHALHDLRLIPAHNRQPPKIPQPGWLQAQLLALLNVDPTRPRWL
- the mgrA gene encoding L-glyceraldehyde 3-phosphate reductase codes for the protein MTYRRSGRSGLKLPAISLGLWHNFGDTRPLETQREIVRRAFDLGVTHFDLANNYGPPAGSAESNFGRLLATDLKPYRDEIVISSKAGYHMWDGPYGEWGSRKQLVSSLDQSLTRLGVDYVDVFYHHRPDPETPLEESMSALDAIVRSGKALYVGISNYSAEQTTRAAEILRALGTPLLIHQPSYSMLNRWIERDGLLDALETAGAGCIAFSPLQQGLLTDRYLRGVPSDSRVATSHFLNESDLSDDTMDKVRALNEIASSRGQSLAQLALAWALRDPRMTSLIIGASSTTQLETNIAALGNLAFSDDELAEIEKYAVDR
- a CDS encoding ATP-binding cassette domain-containing protein, whose translation is MDARSGLVLSVRQVTATFGGDRPVLCEVSFDLPAGAILGVAGEPGSGRTTLARVLTGDVDDFTGRLTLRPRDGGPEITLRAGTPRPSRAERLAAASPRVLDATDPVLTPRQRHADVLVIDDAPAASLTALARLRDRHGCAIVVTCTDPAALRGVADEVAVLYGGRIVEHGRAEDVYAGPHHPHTIDLFAGGSPGEGRPADAPGCPYRTRCAYRMGICDDLDPALDLVTVGSGGTTMTACLQYDRAVPDPALSAASGQAAGQQGYASPRDDVQPRK
- a CDS encoding LysR family transcriptional regulator — translated: MSGLETRQLRYFVAVAEERHFGRAAERLGMAQPPLSRAIRDLERQLGVALLTRTTRQVTLTPAGETLLDDARVALDAVAAAEHRARRAGRSGLRLALKADFDGGLLPAILDAYGGPVDLLLGGPGDQERALREGRADVALLPGPYDPHGLDAEPLLSGPTVVALPAADPLTARATVRLADLAGRHLPYGSPAERGRVAPPPASRLRDLSQIFNLVEVGSAVWFLPDWVAGRFPRPGIAYRPVEDLDPVPLSVVWPAVSRSPAVAALTRVAHDVAASLPVPAL